GGACTGAGCTGCGCTATAAGGATGTTCGTCAGTTTGGAACGATGCATCTGTTCGCTTCAGGGGAGGAATTCAACAATCCTCCGCTTTCGAAGCTGGGCATCGAACCGCTGGACGATACATTTACGCTGAATAAATTTAAAGAAATTATTGGTGTGAAAAAGACCAAAATTAAGGCTGTCCTGTTAAACCAGGCATATATCGTTGGGATCGGTAATATTTATGTAGATGAAGCACTCTTTCGGTCGGGCATTCATCCCGAACGAAACGCCTATACATTAAGCGATGCCGAGTTGGAATCTTTGTATGAGGCTATTATCGACACCCTGTCGGAATCCGTAAAAGCAGGCGGCTCTTCGATTAAATCCTATGTGAACGGACAAGGCGAAATGGGTATGTTCCAGCACAGCCTCCGTATCTACGGACGAAAGGACGAGCCATGCGACAACTGCGGCGGTCCAGTCATGAAGACGGTGGTTGGCGGCCGCGGTACCCATTACTGTCCACGCTGTCAGCCCGTTAAACGTTAAGTCATAGGCGTGCACCCATCCCTTCCTGAATCCATATACTATTGGAGAATAGCCGAAAGACGTGTGATAAAGCTCGTTAACGGCCGGAGGAGGGAAATGGGTGCTCAGTCTTATTTTTTCACCTGTACTGCTGGCTATGGCGCTAAGCCTTGACGGCTTTGGAGCCGGCATTACATACGGGCTGCGTAGAACGAAAATTCCGCTGTTGTCGGTGCTCATTATTTCGCTGTGCTCGGGTCTCGTGCTCTGTATCTCAATGCAGGCTGGGGTATTGTTGCAGCGGGTTTTCTCCCCTGCATTTGCTTCGATTATCGGAGCGGTCATTCTTATTGCGCTCGGATGTTGGTCCTTTATTCAACAGATCAGGTCCAGATCAGATCGTGCGGGTGACGCAGAACCGATATCGCCAAAAGCAAACACAGCAGGTCTTACGGTTCTTGCTGATGGTGCTGGTTCACAGCCCCAAACGGCTGTGTTCTCTCTGGAGATCCGCAAGCTGGGACTTGTTATTCAGATTTTGCGAAGTCCTACACGGGCGGATATGGACGACTCCGGCAGCATTTCATCATGGGAGGCCATGTGGCTTGGGATTGCACTATCCCTGGACGCTTTTGGTGCCGGACTTGGCGCAGCTATGCTCGGATTTTCACCCTTATTGACATCAGGGGTGGTTGCACTGTTTAGTGGACTGTTTCTCGTGCTCGGTATGAAAACCGGGTTTCGGGTTGCTTCCAAAGGCGGTATGAGATTTATCTCATACGCGCCGGCGTTTTTATTAATCTTCATGGGTATAATGAAGTTGTTATGAGGTGAAATCATGAATATCGGTTTAACCGGGGGAATTGCAACAGGTAAAAGCACCGTGTCCTCCATGCTGATCCGGAAGGGGGCACTTCTCGTGGATGCAGATGTAATCGCTCGGGAGGTAATGCTCCCGGGCCATCCGGTTTTGGCAGAGGTGGCCGCGTACTTTGGACAAGATGTGATACAAGCGGACGGGCAGCTGGATCGGAAGAAGCTGGGTGAAATCATTTTTAATGATGATAAAAAACGGCTGGCGCTGAACGGAATTACTCATCCTGCGATACGCCATGAGATACGGAAGCAGATGGCTGATTATGAAGCTGCCTATCCTGATCGACTGGTCGTGGTGGATATTCCGCTGTTGTACGAATCAGAACTGCAGTCACTTTTTGAGAAGGTCATGGTTGTATATGTACCGAGAGAGAAACAGCTCTGTCGTCTAATAGATCGTGATGAGATTACAGAAGAGCGGGCAGAGGCCAGGCTGAATAGCCAGATGGATATTGAACAGAAGAAGAACATGGCGGATTACGTAATCGATAACAGCGGAACCCTTGCAGAGACGAGCCAGCAAGTGGACGAGCTGTGGAACAGGTTATACGGATTATGAGCTGGTTTCGTAAAAAACGTGTGCTGTTGGTTCTGCTGATCTCTTTTGTGGCGGTACTCTTCATGAATAACATCTGGATGACATGGTTATATCCGATTTATTATAAAGATCAAATTCGCGAGCATGCTGTTCACTATGAAGTCGATCCGTTTCTGGTCGCATCCATTATTCGAGTAGAAACCAACTATAAACCGGGTAAGGAGTCTAAAAGAGGGGCTCTCGGGATCATGCAGCTCATGCCAGATACGGCCAATTGGGCGATGGAAATGGCCAAGCTACCGACTGTGACACTGGATAGTGTCAAGCATGAAGCGGATGCCAATATCCAACTCGGCACCTGGTACATTAAGAAGCTCCACGATGAAATGGACGGTAATCCGATTGCTGTTATTGCTGCGTATAACGCAGGGCCGGGAAATGTCCGCAACTGGATAAAGAAGGGGATGTGGGACGGGACATATGAAGACGTCAAGAACATTCCGATAGGGGAAACCCGTCACTATGTACAAAGGGTCATTTATTATTATAATCAATATACCGATGTGTATGATACGTTCTAAAACGGGAAGAACAATAAAAAGAGCATTGGACAGGCTTGAGAACCAAGCCTGTCTAACACTCTTTGAATGAAGAATTAATTATTGACCGGAATATTGACCAGCCAATTGTTGCTCGGCCAGGGTTACCAGACGTTTGGTAATGTATCCCCCGATCGAACCGTTCTCGTAGGAAGTCATGTTACCTTGGTAACCGTCTTGTGGAATGCTGATGCCAAGCTCTTGAGCAACCTCATATTTCATTTGCTCCAGGGCACCAGTTGCACGAGGTACTACCAGGTTGTTGCTGCTTCTGCTGTTACCGCCTTGTCCCATATCTGTTCACCTCCTTGAGTTGGTAAAAGTATTATGTCTCGGAACTGCAATCTTCATAACAATCAATTGCAGTCCAGTTTATGGAAATTAGATTGGAAGCCATGTGATTAGTTCATACAAAGGAAGTGATTTAGCTTTATGAAATGCCCATACTGTAGTTACGCCGGAACGAAGGTGCTTGATTCCCGTCCAGCTAATGAGAATAAATCTATCCGCCGCCGCAGAGAATGCGAGCAGTGCAGCCGCCGTTTCACTACGTTTGAAATGATTGAGGAGACCCCGCTCATGGTCATTAAGAAGGACGGCAGCCGGGAGGAATTCAGTCGAGAGAAAGTACTTCGCGGCTTAATTCGGGCTTGTGAGAAACGCCCTGTATCTGCAGACCAGCTGGATATGATCGTCTCTGAGGTGGAGAGTGCACTCCGTAAAACAGCCGCTGCTGAGGTAGAGAGTCGTCAGATTGGCGAGCTTCTAATGGAACAGTTGTATCCCGTGGATGAGGTAGCCTATGTTCGCTTCGCTTCGGTGTACCGGCACTTTAAAGACATCAACATGTTTATGAAAGAATTGAAAAGTCTGCTATCCAAAGATTCACTGCCGGACTCAAACATTTGATCGGCATGTGTATAGCAGGGTAGAGGAAGTCCTCAAGGATATGAGGACTTTTTCTCATCCAGGAGGGTGAGGAAATAGCGTAACATGTGTAGTAAGATAGGGCTTTGAATGGTGTATAATCGTGATCTATTGAATAAAATTTGTTGTTGCAAGTAGTACAATGCTGTGATATATTATTAAGGTACTATTTTGAAAATAAGTTGCTTAATAAGGGGCCTTAGCTCAGCTGGGAGAGCGCCTGCCTTGCACGCAGGAGGTCAGGGGTTCGATCCCCCTAGGCTCCATACAAAGAAAACCCTTGATGATCAGGGTTTTTTTTATTTTTTTTAAAGAGCTTAAAATGCTGTCGTTAAATGGTTCTGGGGACGAATTGGGGACGAAAATTCAAAATGGAGAAAATACAAAGAACCAATATTGAGGATATGGAATAATCCGTGGCACATACAGATGGTAAAAACAGATACGCATAAAAAGCCGCGGGCGGTAACGAAAGACAATCACGTTATCGGAGAATCCCGATGGTTGTTCAACGTTCTGTCCTGTGTATGTCAATGGGCGTAAAGGGGGGATTATCAATCCCCATAATCCTTATCTGACATAACAAGATTACACAGGTACCATTGAAATGGTCACGTCTGAAATCTCACTTCACCTTTCATTTTGAATCGTGGGCTATGAGGCTTATGGCTGAAATGCCTGTTAATGCTGCTGCGCGTGAACTTAGAGAGCGTGACACAAGATTATGGAGGATCTTACCCCACTATGTAGATGAAGCGATGGAGCAAATTGAACTTAGTGAGTTGAAACGAATTGCTATTGATGAAACCTCATCTCGCCGAGGGCATCGTTACATTACGCTGTTTGTTGACGCGGATACAAAGATCGTGCTATTTGCAACTGAAGGCAAAAGCATGACAACACTAGAACAATTTAAAGCTCATTTAAGAAGAAAAAGCTTTATAGCAGAGCAGATTGAAGAAGTGTGTTGCGATATGTCTCCGGCATTTATCCGTGGAATTGAAACGTGGTTCACCAAATCTGAAATTACGTTTGATAAGTTCTAGGTCATGAAGTTGGTCAATGAAGCTGTTGACGAAGTACGTAAAAAAGAGCAAGAAAAACAGCCGGAACTAAAGCGTACAAAGTATCTCTGGCTCAAGAATGAACGCAATTTGAACGCAGAACAGCGAGAGGCGCTCATTGGTCTTAAAGACTTACATTTAAATACAGGTCGTGCTTACCGATTGAAGTTAGCGTTTACAAGAATTTTGGACGAGCCCGCACATCTTTGCTGATGTATATTTACGTGAATGGATGGGCTGGGCGAGACGCTCCAAGTTAGAGCCAATGATGAAGCTCGCTAAAACAATTAAACAACATGAAGAAGGTATTCTACATTGGTTCCACAGTAAAATGACAAATGGCTTTCTCGAAGGACTGAATGGACTGGTTCAAGCAGCAAAACGAAAAGCCAGAGGATACCGAAACGTTGAAAACTTGATCGCCATGGTGTACATGACTGCGAACAAAGGTCGTTTAGGGCTCGCGGCACGTCGAGCACAATAACCTTTTATCCCTTGTGACCCCGCCTCATAGGTTGAAGAAGCGGTCAAGCGATCTTCTTGAGGGCTTCTTCAACCTATGAGAATCTACATACGGGATAAAAGTTATTAAACTATGTTTTGGCATTCTCCATCCAATAGAGCGAAGAGCCAAAAAGTTCAACACTAATTTTTAGATTGAGCCTCTTTAAATTGATAAAAAAACAATTGATCGCATATGATAAAAACTTGAGATAAGGAAGAATAAACTTTGGAGCCATCCAACCGAGTAGTCATGCTAATGAATTGTCAATCCTTTTTGCTTCAATTGAAAAAGCAGAAATATAAGATCGTCCTCTTGTGGTTGTAGGCTATCCAGAACGACGCGTCGAGTCCAATAGCATAGATGAGCAATTTCTCGATATACAGGCTCCTTGCATGTATTCGCTGACACACTGGATGGTTAAAGCTCATCTTCCGCTGCAAGTGTGATCCTTTTATCTTTCAATAATAATTTCTCTCACAAATGCACTTGTTCAAACGAATGACTTTTATGCAACGAAAAGGTCAGCGTGTGCTGTCCTGTTATATTTTTGTTCATGACTCTCTTTTGCCCCGAATCCATGAATCGATAGCATGTCATTGAAACAGAATCCTTATTCTAAAGGACAACAGTTCCTTTTGGTGCAAATGCTTCTCTATGCGATATTTTACCTGAATGAACCACAACTGCGGTTCCATTCATCCCAACATACGTGTCTTCAAACCAGTTCATACTATTACTGATCTGTTCTGATTCTGCTTGTAAACTTCAGTTCTTGAAATCTCCACTTCATTTTTAGCTTCAATAATCAAATAGTTGTTTACGTATAGGTTCTATACACATCACAACCAACCCCAAACTCCATCTATGGTTCCTGGCTTTCGAACCGAAGCTTTCTATCCAACTCTGCAAATGCATTCTTAAACTGTTTAGAAGTCCCCAGTGCAAAACTTTCTTGCAAACAAAGACTAGATCGAGTAGACGTTCGATCGATCTACATGGTGAAACTGTCAAACATAAGGGTCTCGTCAAAAAGAAATAAACCTTCTTCAGAGCAAATTACTAGGTCAACGATCTGGTTGTCTGTACAACTAAGGGACACCAGTTATAGAAAAAATAAAACTGAGATCATTACCTTATAAAGAAGGAGCGGAGTACAGCGGTTACATTTCACGATCTTCGTTACATCCATGCTTCCCTTCTGCTAAGCAGGGGATGTAAAAGTTGTTCAAGAGCGACTAGGTCACTCAAGTTCTAAGATAACCGACGTTTCATATTCTCGTCGATACAGAATGAAGCTGAAAGGAAACTTTGGGACTTACTATTTAGATATAGATTCTTAAAACCCGATCATTGAGCAGGTTTTATTATGTTAATCATTAAGAATGTAGGCAAAAAGTAGATTGCTTAGATTTTAGGATACTTTTAAAAAACCAGTAGACATTTTAACTGCAGTGTTTTAGCATTATTATTATACTATTTCCCTAATCATTTCCAAATTATTCAAATCTTAATCTAAACTGATTTTATTTACTTTCCTAGAATGAAATAATGGAGGGATTTGATTGTACACTTAATGTAATACATATAGTAGTGTTTTATTTCTAGGGGAAGATAGAATATATGAAAGAGTAGTATATAATTCTGCTGAGAAAGTTGTTATTTTTGCTATAAGAGATGAAAATATCACTCTTAATCAAGATTTCATAGCTGCTCTTTTAAAATTACTGTATAAATCTGTAATTATGAGGAGGGAGAGGTTAAGATCCAACCGAACTTTTTGATAGGGCTATCAGTTGGATGAAACAGTAGGTTTTGATCCTACAATATAAATAATTCCTATCGGCTAGGGAGAGCTTGATGGAAATGATATGATGAAGTACTCTAAATATAAAATATAATGCTTCCTCGCTATACTGGATAGGTAATGTCTGTATAAATATCTACACTGTTATAAAATCATTCCTTAGAGGGGGAAATATCATGCGCAAAAGGATACTCCATATTACTGAAAAGCCGCTGGTAGTTTGCTACGACCCACATCCTCATTCCATAATCCCTGTCAACGAGAATTACATGAACTGGATATATGAAAACTATATTCAACTCAGTTCTTTTAAAAATATTAACGACAGAATTAATTTTACATGGATTGAGTTTATTTTTCTAAATGATTACCACCAAAATAATCCTTTTGTAAACGTTGAGGTAATATCTGATGGAGAAATCATGGATCATATTGACGATTTTATCATCGATTGCATAGACCGGAACAAGTATGTAGGTATTTGTGTAGACCGATTTTATATCCATGAGCATCACGATTACAATCTTTCTCATGAGCCCCATGGGCTTCTCATTTACGGATACGATCTAGAAGAAAAAGTTTTTTATACAATGGACTTTTATAAAGGAATATATTCTTGCAGAAAAGTACCCATTTCAGAAATCGTAAAAGGATATACTGCCGAGACGAATGAACCTAAAGTGATGAGCTTTATTTACGAAGAAAATGTAAAATATGAGTTGGATATCCAGAAAGTATTTAGAGCATTGGAAGATTACTATTTGTCTACCGATCAACATTTCAAAGTGAAATATTCACTCAATCCGGATGTTCCCAAGACATTCGGTCTAGATGTATACAGAGTTCTTAAACAGTTGTATGAAGTAACAGCAATCGAGAAGAAACGCTTAGATATACGTCCACTGCATAACTTGTTTGAGCATAAGAAGAGAATGGTCTATCTGTTAGAGTATTTATCACAGAAAATGTTAATTGAGATTGATCCGAAATGGATTAGCGGCTACAAGGAGATTATGAACGAAGCCGAAAGTCTTAGGAATATGTTAATTAAGATTGAATTAACAAAAAATGATCAATATTCAAATAGGTTCATTCAATCGATTGTAACACTCTCAGACAAGGAGAAGGTCGTACTTGGAGGACTGATTAACCAAATTATAAAGTAGATGCTGACCAAGAACTTTATGGATCTAATCGAAAAAAGGGGGTTCTCAACATAAACCTTTCACCTATTCTAATTTGCTCTTTTATATTATAGGCATTTTAATATGTTTGTCATTTATAGATGGAAAGGATTCAGATTGTAATCAAATACTCCTGCATGCAGGACGAGAGATTTCGTTGGTGGCGAATTTTCCGACAGGCAACCGCTCTCTTAATCTAGATCTGATTTGATTTTGCTGTGAAATTGTGCCACTTGCAGCTGGAGTTGATCACACGCAAGGAGCAAAGCTAATGTATACATGAATCTCAATCCCTTAAGAGGAGTATTAGCCGATTTGATCTATAGTTCCTTCATTTAGCGTGAAAAATTTGCCCAATGGCGTGTAATCCTTATTACCCCAATGCGCCGACGAATTCTACTTTTCTTTTACGTTTCGGGTACGGCATTTCATTCGCGTCTATAATTGTAAGCTATGTATAAGTGGAAGTAATAATTACGTTTGTTACTGGCGTTCTTAATAAAAAAACTGCAAAAACCGAAAACGAAATCAATGATGCCTAGTTTTAAACTAACTAGGCTCTTTCTCTTGCAATTTTATAGCTGATCTAACCATATTTGTTTCCAGGCTTAGACGCGCGTTAGGATACCGAGTTGGACCACAGCTTTTTTGATTCAACGTTAATACGTGTTTCGAGTTGCTTAATAATTAGCGTTTTTCTACCGCCAAGACATTCTTCGCGCCTTGCTTGCGGGGCTCCCCTAGAGAATATCGACACATTCACTAGCTTGCAATGCAGGCTCGAGTTCGATCTTCGTTTCCGTTACCAGTGTGGACTTCGACTGGATCGATCGGCTCCTTCAATTTCTACTTTGAGCCGGGTATTTGCTGAATTAACTAAGAAAGGGATTGCGCAGCGATTATTTGAGGATCTGGTGGCTCAGTGCCAGGAAGTTGAGTTCATCGACGGCACTCATGTCGCCATCGACAGCGCCGCTATTCATGCTTACGAGAAAAAGGAACCGAAGCGAAGCGTAAAAGCGAACTCACGGCAATGCCAACTGGGGAGTGAAGCTCGATATGTTTGGCAACAAGGTTAAGTGGTTTGGATACAAGCTGCATCTGCCTGTCGATGTGAAGAGTGAACTCTCGATGGTGCTCACAGTGACGCCAGCCCATGTGAATGATGGCGATGAGGGCCTATGCTCATGAAGCTTGCAGCAGCCAAAACCAAGGTCCAATTCTTTATGCTGGATGCAGGCTATGACCAAATGAAAAACTACGAAGCTGCCCGGAACGTCAAGGCGCAAGCGATTATTCCACCCAATCCTAGAAATGAAAAAGAACCACACGCGGGTATGACGAGCAAAGGAACGCCCTGTTGTTCCATGGGTTTTCCGATGACGTATTGGGGGCAAGAGAAAGAACGGTTAAAATTCCGCTGTCAGCACGCCACGGGTAAAGTCGATTGCCCTCTGGGCATACGGCTTGTTCCACCTCTAATTACGGAATGGTGGTCAAGGTCAGCACGCAGCAAGACCTTCGTCGTTATGCGTTACCGCACCGGGAAAGCCAGAACTGGAAGCAGTTGTACAACAAGCGAACCAGTGTAGAACATGTAACTCCCGAATGAAGGCTTACTAGGCGCAGACCAATTACATTTTTGGGGCATTCAAAAAGTTACGACTTACCAATATTTGAATGCGATTGTTCTGCTAGCATCGGCGTTGGCTACATTCAGAAAACAATCCAAAAACGCTACTTAAAATTTTATTTTTCTGGAAATTCTGCCCGTCTGTCCATTTATACCTTAAGCTCTCTCAAACTGCGATTTTATTTTAGTCTAACTTTGACTCTGATTCGAAATATGAACTATGCAAAATGCTCGTCTAAGTACCAAGGAGGCTAATGCCTTAGCTCATAAAGGAATTCCGAATAAGTAATTAAATCAACTTTATGGATCTGAAAAATATCCTGTATGTTTAAAAAGATGAATCTTTTGAATCATTTGTTCTCTGTCTTGTGAAAGGTGTATATCTATACTGAGATTGATCAGTTGAGTACTTTAGTGGATTAGGTTTTGCATAATTGATCATCTAACTATTAACTTGGTATAAGGCCAATAAAACAAAAAACCATAACCGTTTAAATAATCGGTAAACGTAGTAATGATTGGAATTGAATGTGCGAAAGAAAAGTTAATAGTTTACAATAAAGTGTTTATAATGGTAAGGTTGTGTGTGATGTGATACATTTCATGAAAATATTTCAAAAATTGACAAATCAAAAGAAAAAGTAGGATAGAATGCTGTTGGTCATGACTAGTGAAATATTCTTTAAAGAGCATATGGAGTTAACATTCTATCTTTTATTTCGAAAAATGGAACTATACTGAGTTACAGATTTGACTCTATGTGACTAATTTACTTCGTGAGGTTAATTCATATGAAATGGTATGTAGCTTTTGTCCAAACAGGAAAAGAAGAAGCTGTAAAAAAACGTTTTTGTGATTTAGATATCAATATTAAAAAATGTTGTGTGCCAAAAAGGAAAGTACCCGAAAAAAAAAATGGTATTGTATATGAATCTATAAAAATTTTGTTTCCAGGTTATGTTTTTTTTTGTACGGAAATAGATTTTAGGACTTATTACCAAATTAACTCTATA
Above is a window of Paenibacillus uliginis N3/975 DNA encoding:
- a CDS encoding transposase, which encodes MGWARRSKLEPMMKLAKTIKQHEEGILHWFHSKMTNGFLEGLNGLVQAAKRKARGYRNVENLIAMVYMTANKGRLGLAARRAQ
- the ytaF gene encoding sporulation membrane protein YtaF, which encodes MLSLIFSPVLLAMALSLDGFGAGITYGLRRTKIPLLSVLIISLCSGLVLCISMQAGVLLQRVFSPAFASIIGAVILIALGCWSFIQQIRSRSDRAGDAEPISPKANTAGLTVLADGAGSQPQTAVFSLEIRKLGLVIQILRSPTRADMDDSGSISSWEAMWLGIALSLDAFGAGLGAAMLGFSPLLTSGVVALFSGLFLVLGMKTGFRVASKGGMRFISYAPAFLLIFMGIMKLL
- the nrdR gene encoding transcriptional regulator NrdR, which produces MKCPYCSYAGTKVLDSRPANENKSIRRRRECEQCSRRFTTFEMIEETPLMVIKKDGSREEFSREKVLRGLIRACEKRPVSADQLDMIVSEVESALRKTAAAEVESRQIGELLMEQLYPVDEVAYVRFASVYRHFKDINMFMKELKSLLSKDSLPDSNI
- a CDS encoding lytic transglycosylase domain-containing protein, with the protein product MSWFRKKRVLLVLLISFVAVLFMNNIWMTWLYPIYYKDQIREHAVHYEVDPFLVASIIRVETNYKPGKESKRGALGIMQLMPDTANWAMEMAKLPTVTLDSVKHEADANIQLGTWYIKKLHDEMDGNPIAVIAAYNAGPGNVRNWIKKGMWDGTYEDVKNIPIGETRHYVQRVIYYYNQYTDVYDTF
- the mutM gene encoding DNA-formamidopyrimidine glycosylase; translated protein: MPELPEVETIKRTLNQLIRGKHIDHVTVNLPRIIQRPDDSEAFAFLLQGHTIEGVERRGKFLRIKLDGLVIVSHLRMEGRYGLYSSGDPVEKHTHVIFHFDDGTELRYKDVRQFGTMHLFASGEEFNNPPLSKLGIEPLDDTFTLNKFKEIIGVKKTKIKAVLLNQAYIVGIGNIYVDEALFRSGIHPERNAYTLSDAELESLYEAIIDTLSESVKAGGSSIKSYVNGQGEMGMFQHSLRIYGRKDEPCDNCGGPVMKTVVGGRGTHYCPRCQPVKR
- a CDS encoding alpha/beta-type small acid-soluble spore protein yields the protein MGQGGNSRSSNNLVVPRATGALEQMKYEVAQELGISIPQDGYQGNMTSYENGSIGGYITKRLVTLAEQQLAGQYSGQ
- the coaE gene encoding dephospho-CoA kinase — encoded protein: MNIGLTGGIATGKSTVSSMLIRKGALLVDADVIAREVMLPGHPVLAEVAAYFGQDVIQADGQLDRKKLGEIIFNDDKKRLALNGITHPAIRHEIRKQMADYEAAYPDRLVVVDIPLLYESELQSLFEKVMVVYVPREKQLCRLIDRDEITEERAEARLNSQMDIEQKKNMADYVIDNSGTLAETSQQVDELWNRLYGL